One window of Phalacrocorax carbo chromosome 1, bPhaCar2.1, whole genome shotgun sequence genomic DNA carries:
- the RBM11 gene encoding splicing regulator RBM11 isoform X1, giving the protein MSRPGRPEEAEAGRTLFVGNLESRVREEILYELFLQAGPLTKVTICKDKEGKPKSFGFVCFKHEESVHYAIALLNGIRLYGRPIKVQYRFGSSHSSELSSPTHGFENYIDLYSPSYRYQEPYRNPPFPVTPFPVSNSLPYEYSGFQKMMNHVLAQQYTVRSLTGQQFPYYQMTPPLPSNLSFSPCQNQAANFNSAQSSFEWALPHSSDCEVYRVDENTSKRKKEQQSCDSDTSIEDDKMRQRDHDQKYKKYKGKKKTH; this is encoded by the exons ATGTCCCGGCCGGGGCGGCCCGAGGAGGCGGAGGCGGGTCGGACGCTGTTCGTGGGGAACCTGGAGAGCCGCGTGCGGGAGGAGATCCTCTACGAGCTCTTCCTGCAG GCTGGACCGTTAACCAAAGTGACGATTTGTAAGgacaaagaaggaaaacctAAGTCTTTCGGATTTGTCTGCTTTAAGCATGAAGAGTCAGTGCATTATGCAATAGCTTTGCTGAATGGCATCCGTTTGTATGGAAGACCAATTAAAGTGCAGTACAGGTTTG GGAGTTCTCACTCATCAGAACTAAGCAGCCCTACACATGGTTTTGAGAACTACATTGACTTATACTCACCTTCATATAG GTATCAAGAGCCTTATAGGAATCCTCCATTTCCTGTTACTCCTTTTCCAGTGAGCAATAGTTTACCTTATGAATACTCAGGCTTTCAAAAGATG atGAACCATGTTTTAGCACAACAGTACACAGTACGCAGTCTAACGGGTCAGCAATTTCCTTACTATCAGATGACTCCACCACTGCCTTCAAATTTATCCTTTTCTCCCTGTCAGAATCAAGCTGCAAATTTTAACTCTGCACAGAGTTCTTTTGAATGGGCCCTGCCACATTCAAGTGACTGTGAAGTGTACCGGGTGGATGAAAACACctctaaaagaaagaaagaacagcaaagtTGTGACAGTGACACTAGTATTGAGGATGACAAAATGAGACAAAGAGACCATGACCAGAAATACAAGAAGTACAAGGGCAAGAAAAAGACGCATTAA
- the RBM11 gene encoding splicing regulator RBM11 isoform X2: protein MSRPGRPEEAEAGRTLFVGNLESRVREEILYELFLQAGPLTKVTICKDKEGKPKSFGFVCFKHEESVHYAIALLNGIRLYGRPIKVQYRFGSSHSSELSSPTHGFENYIDLYSPSYRYQEPYRNPPFPVTPFPVSNSLPYEYSGFQKMNQAANFNSAQSSFEWALPHSSDCEVYRVDENTSKRKKEQQSCDSDTSIEDDKMRQRDHDQKYKKYKGKKKTH from the exons ATGTCCCGGCCGGGGCGGCCCGAGGAGGCGGAGGCGGGTCGGACGCTGTTCGTGGGGAACCTGGAGAGCCGCGTGCGGGAGGAGATCCTCTACGAGCTCTTCCTGCAG GCTGGACCGTTAACCAAAGTGACGATTTGTAAGgacaaagaaggaaaacctAAGTCTTTCGGATTTGTCTGCTTTAAGCATGAAGAGTCAGTGCATTATGCAATAGCTTTGCTGAATGGCATCCGTTTGTATGGAAGACCAATTAAAGTGCAGTACAGGTTTG GGAGTTCTCACTCATCAGAACTAAGCAGCCCTACACATGGTTTTGAGAACTACATTGACTTATACTCACCTTCATATAG GTATCAAGAGCCTTATAGGAATCCTCCATTTCCTGTTACTCCTTTTCCAGTGAGCAATAGTTTACCTTATGAATACTCAGGCTTTCAAAAGATG AATCAAGCTGCAAATTTTAACTCTGCACAGAGTTCTTTTGAATGGGCCCTGCCACATTCAAGTGACTGTGAAGTGTACCGGGTGGATGAAAACACctctaaaagaaagaaagaacagcaaagtTGTGACAGTGACACTAGTATTGAGGATGACAAAATGAGACAAAGAGACCATGACCAGAAATACAAGAAGTACAAGGGCAAGAAAAAGACGCATTAA